AACTATCGTGAGCATGTACAATTATGTGCAGCCCATAGTTGCCTGTGTAGTAAGCATTATCGCGGGCCTTGCAGTTTTTGGATGGCTGCAGGGCGCCGCGATACTTCTTGTCTTTGCCGGAGTCTTCTTAGTAACCGTCAGCAAGGGGACAGCTGTGGAAAAATAAATTTGCCTTAGCGCATTTAATTATCCGGATTCTAGTCTATATAAATTGGATGCTAGGATGGCCGATTCCGCTTAATTGTTCGCTCAAAGAAATAACATTAGGAATTCTATCAATTCCTTTAAACGCCTCATTCAGCACTTTGCCTTGTTCTGCAGATTTTAATTGTGTAGGGGAAGGGTTTTTACCTATGAGTAAACAAGGTACACAGCAAACTCCATGCAGCATGCCGGGATTAATTTTTGCAATCTGCGGAATTAAATAAAACAATTTAAGATTTGCCGCGCTTGCTGCGTCAACCGCTGCGTGAGCAAGAGATTGGTTCCTTAAGAGCTCACCTAATTTATCAGATGCGCTTGCTTTGTCTCCGCACATAAATGCCAGGGATGACGCCTGAATAATATACTCCGAATAGGATTGCAGAATTTCACTATTTAGCTGACGTTGTTTTACAAAATCATTCATCTTTAACGTAAAGGCATTCAAATCATTAAGACGATAATTCATCAGCTGGAACAGATTAAGAGCCTGGCTTAAGTCCAAACTAAGATTGGCAACTTTTTTCTTGTTGCTCACATTGCCAAGTCCCTTTAAGTCCTTCTCCAGCAGTGCCGTCAGCTGTTCGCCTATTCCCATCACTTCATTCATCGGGTCAATATAATTTTCCAGCCCTTTAACTACGCCTATTTTTTGTTTTAGGGTCACGATAGATGCCGTTGTGGCTTTTGCCTGAACATATAAAGTCGCGTAGCCGGAAATTAATTTATTCCTGTAAGCGGTGTCTGTTTCAAACTTCTCAACTAGCTGAACATCAGCAGGAGAAGTTAATTGTTCCTGATGTTTGTTTGCGCGCCCGATTAGTCCGGAATCTCCGGTTGAAAGTCCTAGCTGTGCAAATGGGAATCCCAGCAATACACCAACAACGTATGCAAAAATTGCAACTACGATAATCCAAAGAATGTTTTTCTTTTTAGTGTCCATATTATTTGATATTTAGGTTATTTTATTTTCATGCAAGTTAATTTCATTTTTTAAATTAACGGTTAAGACATGGAGTCAATCTTCCACTCATTAAGCCTGCTCTGTTTAACAATTGGAGTTAGAGTCATTTGTGCCGTAGCTCCTATTTGCTTTTTTAATGTATTAAATTCCAGTACTTTATCTGATGTTTCCTTATTTTTAACTATCGGGAACCCGGCCTCCGCCCTCATCATATTTGTTTTGCTTGCAAGTGATAATTCATAATAGAGTCTTACGTAGCAAAACATATCAAAAAAACACTCCGGCTTAAATTGTTCCTTTACGGACATCATAAATTGTCCCGCTTTGGAATTTGAAAAAGTCCCGTTTTTCATTGCCGCAAGCATTTTTACTTCAGAGGAGAGTTCATCTTCTATCCAATTGCCTATGCTTTTTTCATTATACGAGAAAAGCACTATAGTCCAAATAGATACAGTGAGCAAGGTAACAAATAGAAGCAGCATTGGGGAAAGAAGAGGATGGGCGGCTACATTATTTAAATTATACAAAATATGCAGCATCATTGCAGGAATCAGAGCTAGAGGGAAAAAAGCATAAGGTGATTTTTTCTTGTTGGCAATCCAGCTCATTATCACTGCAGTACTTATTACTCCTCC
The window above is part of the Bacteroidales bacterium genome. Proteins encoded here:
- a CDS encoding PrsW family intramembrane metalloprotease, which gives rise to MLYLIALLPPILFILVLLWLDSFSLVRKDVLLLSFGFGIISVPIAYFVIRGLGAIAPSAGTIGDPIIEEVIKGAWILVLLKHRRCAFFIDAALYGAAIGAGFSFLENILYIYFNPDIVVGTALVRGLGTAIMHCGGVISTAVIMSWIANKKKSPYAFFPLALIPAMMLHILYNLNNVAAHPLLSPMLLLFVTLLTVSIWTIVLFSYNEKSIGNWIEDELSSEVKMLAAMKNGTFSNSKAGQFMMSVKEQFKPECFFDMFCYVRLYYELSLASKTNMMRAEAGFPIVKNKETSDKVLEFNTLKKQIGATAQMTLTPIVKQSRLNEWKIDSMS